A window of the Cystobacter fuscus genome harbors these coding sequences:
- a CDS encoding Ig-like domain-containing protein: MSAASRPSPRFNLIASMRNPSSPSPTSPREAAWGSSAPALLLTVALALVAGSAQAQPRNNDPPKLRFAQDLRGDFALIGNTLAQDCRPLTTPRPLIGRMPPMGSGNSLPGDPACTRRDTSPDFFWTLNDWTVDSTGATTQPAPASTTGINPLLARSQASLSLPAGATIVHARLYWAATRSTKDAGDKLQQPDLTARLSRPGVAGFDKPIDADDYAFQYTVGGNEEYQYQSTADITDIVRQYGAGRYQVSDVQALPLDTLSAEYVFDAWWMAVFYEVPGSTKRHLKLFDSMRVVASTSGTTFTLSGFHVPSYAADAKLGVVAFEGDDPLPDHGDTFSFNGKVLGNDLNPPDNFFNSTRSWTTKRGTISTDTPLSLSDPGTDGVFDSYPISSRNDRPQLTGTPGSMSGMDLDVVDVTVAAGDRNATASANTSGDRYWLAGFITSITTQAPDFVNTIKSVKNLSRTDGTARSGDIIEYTISTENTGDDISRDTVITDKLPTNKLDYVPGSLKLLTVAASDNTQVPGPLTDAKGDDVGHYDATTQTITVYLGKGATHNKGGQLRGVLVPGDVPERTSISFQMKVRSDASNGKVENQAIITAGGVLGIEPVDTPSRNPDGQGSTDIEIAIVPRPVIQTPAQGSAVSTAQPTYSGTALPGTTVTVYENGIALCTATTTASGTWSCVSTTLSDGGHTVTAVATNDQGTSDPSASVTFTVDTQKPVPPTITAPTANAVLTTQRPTFEGTAEPNSTVIVSVDGQVVGRATADSTGKWWLVSPLLADGPHIVSATSQDAAGNRSDAASVPFTIDAKPPDTTIDTGPAPTGTTGTANFTFTGIPPSSSSIHSFDCSLNGAPFIKCSDANSRKGTYAYSNLPDGRYTFRVRARTYSGAVDLTPAVWTWVVGLDSDSDGLPDSIEDKNHNGTVDPGETDPNNPDTDGDGIMDGVEDANGNGTVDPDETDPLNTDSDGDGILDGVEDTNHNGTVDPGETDPRNPDSDSGGVPDGIEDANHNGTVDPGETNPRDTSDDVTRDTDGDGIIDVIEKATNTDPNNPDTDGDGILDGIEDRNHNGSVDPGETDPRKPDSDGDGLPDGLEDRNHDGSVNPGETDPRKTDSDADGLPDGLEDRNHNGTVDPGETDPRNPDTDGGGVIDGAEDKNQNGQVDPGETDPLNPADDDPTRDSDKDGITDNIEVATGTNPNNPDTDGDGLPDGLEDKNHNGSVDPGETDPRKADTDGGGVSDGAEDKNHNGQVDEGETDPLNPADDDSDGDGLPDKVENAHGTDPNNPDTDGDGLSDGEEDKNHNGTVDDGETDPRNPDTDGGGMSDGEEAKAHTNPLDGNDDLLIGGRGCSTSGGTPLAWLTMALLGLPWLRSRRTARPGVLGGLLGLAGVLSAPAADAQVVSPSPLSQSIDVQRYKPGPGATDILGVHGSRVDNHLGWHLGASVNYASNPLGFYNPATDRYVYELVAHQATLDVMGSLSLWNRFELGVVLPITYQSSESDAGFTPAFAQGLSGAGLSDVRLVPKLNLVSSENFGLGLVVPVLLPSARGEAFRGGAGVSARPQLVVEWGRDKGARLVANLGANIQREEQLRNLRTGTELMYALGAQIPFSEKLALRANLAGSYGLNYTGFGALPLEVLAALQYRFSPGLSAHVGGGPGLTRGYGTPAFRVFAGIDWHQPGERASAAPKAAPTDEAAPETAPTDEAAPEAAPAAAPVDTDGDGIPDTADQCPTKAEDKDGFEDQDGCPDRDNDKDGRPDVTDQCPNEPETINRFQDEDGCPDQAPAKDSDGDGLLDSQDKCPLQAEDRDGFQDEDGCPDPDNDQDGVPDAKDQCPNEPEIINGVKDEDGCPDQGKSKVRLESNRIVILDKVYFATARDVILPKSFSLLKQVASVLKANPQIELLRVEGHTDNQGNDANNLRLSQRRADKVRAFLIREGIAGERLDAMGFGETRPVDDNKKATGRESNRRVEFNILRMNGKDVRNTP, encoded by the coding sequence ATGAGCGCCGCGAGCCGTCCTTCTCCCCGCTTCAACCTCATTGCCTCCATGAGAAATCCCTCCTCGCCCTCCCCGACGTCTCCGCGCGAAGCCGCGTGGGGCAGCAGTGCCCCGGCGCTGTTGCTCACCGTCGCGCTGGCCCTGGTGGCTGGAAGCGCCCAGGCCCAGCCCAGGAACAACGATCCGCCGAAGCTGCGCTTCGCGCAGGACCTGCGCGGCGACTTCGCCCTCATCGGCAACACGCTCGCGCAGGACTGCCGCCCGCTCACAACACCCCGGCCCCTCATCGGCCGGATGCCGCCGATGGGCTCCGGCAACTCCCTGCCGGGAGATCCCGCCTGCACCAGACGCGACACCTCTCCGGACTTCTTCTGGACCCTGAACGACTGGACGGTCGACAGCACGGGTGCCACGACCCAGCCCGCCCCCGCCAGCACCACCGGCATCAATCCACTGCTCGCCCGGAGCCAGGCGTCGCTCTCGCTGCCCGCCGGAGCAACCATCGTCCACGCACGCCTGTACTGGGCGGCCACCCGCTCCACCAAGGACGCTGGCGACAAGCTGCAGCAACCGGACCTCACCGCCCGGCTGTCCCGGCCGGGCGTGGCGGGATTCGACAAGCCCATCGACGCCGACGACTACGCCTTCCAGTACACGGTGGGGGGGAACGAGGAGTACCAGTATCAGTCCACGGCGGACATCACGGACATCGTCCGGCAATACGGCGCGGGCCGCTACCAGGTCAGTGACGTGCAGGCCCTGCCCCTGGACACGCTCAGCGCCGAGTACGTCTTCGACGCCTGGTGGATGGCGGTCTTCTACGAGGTGCCGGGCTCGACCAAGCGGCACTTGAAGCTCTTCGACAGCATGCGCGTCGTGGCGAGCACCTCGGGCACGACCTTCACCCTCAGTGGCTTCCACGTGCCGAGCTACGCCGCGGACGCCAAGCTGGGTGTTGTCGCCTTCGAGGGTGACGATCCCCTGCCCGACCACGGCGACACCTTCTCGTTCAACGGCAAGGTCCTCGGCAACGATCTCAATCCGCCGGACAACTTCTTCAACAGCACGCGCTCGTGGACCACGAAGCGCGGCACCATCTCCACCGACACACCGCTGTCGCTCTCGGACCCGGGCACGGACGGCGTCTTCGACTCCTACCCCATCAGCAGCCGCAACGACCGGCCCCAGCTCACCGGCACCCCGGGCAGCATGTCGGGCATGGACCTGGACGTGGTGGATGTCACCGTGGCCGCGGGTGACAGGAACGCCACGGCCAGCGCCAACACCTCCGGCGATCGCTATTGGCTGGCGGGCTTCATCACCTCCATCACCACCCAGGCCCCGGACTTCGTCAACACCATCAAGTCCGTCAAGAACCTCTCCCGCACGGACGGCACCGCGCGCTCCGGCGACATCATCGAGTACACGATCTCCACCGAGAACACCGGGGATGACATCTCGCGCGACACGGTCATTACCGACAAGCTGCCCACCAACAAGCTCGACTATGTGCCGGGCTCGCTCAAGCTGCTGACCGTGGCGGCGAGCGACAACACCCAGGTGCCGGGCCCCCTGACGGATGCCAAGGGCGACGACGTGGGCCACTACGACGCCACCACGCAAACCATCACCGTCTACCTGGGCAAGGGGGCCACCCACAACAAGGGCGGCCAGCTCAGGGGTGTCCTCGTCCCCGGGGACGTGCCCGAGAGGACCAGCATCTCCTTCCAGATGAAGGTCAGGTCCGACGCCAGCAATGGCAAGGTGGAAAACCAGGCCATCATCACGGCCGGCGGCGTGCTGGGCATCGAGCCCGTGGACACGCCCTCTCGCAACCCGGATGGGCAGGGCTCCACGGACATCGAGATCGCCATCGTCCCGAGGCCCGTCATCCAGACGCCGGCCCAGGGCTCCGCCGTGTCGACCGCGCAGCCCACGTACAGCGGAACCGCGCTGCCAGGCACCACGGTCACCGTCTACGAGAATGGCATCGCCCTCTGCACCGCCACGACCACGGCCTCGGGCACCTGGTCCTGCGTCTCGACGACCCTGAGCGATGGCGGCCACACCGTCACGGCGGTGGCCACGAACGATCAGGGAACGAGTGATCCGTCGGCGTCTGTCACATTCACGGTGGACACGCAGAAGCCAGTGCCCCCTACCATCACCGCGCCCACGGCCAATGCCGTTCTCACCACTCAGCGCCCCACCTTCGAAGGCACCGCCGAGCCCAACTCCACGGTCATCGTGAGCGTCGATGGTCAGGTGGTTGGCCGCGCCACCGCCGACAGCACGGGCAAGTGGTGGCTCGTCTCGCCCCTGCTCGCGGATGGCCCTCACATCGTCAGCGCCACGTCGCAGGACGCGGCGGGCAACCGCAGCGACGCCGCGAGCGTCCCCTTCACCATCGACGCCAAACCGCCCGATACGACGATTGACACGGGCCCGGCGCCCACCGGCACCACGGGGACGGCCAACTTCACGTTCACGGGCATCCCGCCGTCGAGCAGTAGCATCCACAGCTTCGACTGCAGCCTCAATGGCGCCCCGTTCATCAAGTGCTCGGACGCGAACTCGAGGAAGGGCACCTACGCGTACAGCAATCTGCCCGATGGCCGGTACACCTTCCGCGTCCGTGCCCGCACCTACTCGGGCGCCGTGGACCTGACCCCTGCCGTGTGGACCTGGGTGGTTGGCCTCGATAGCGACAGCGATGGCCTCCCCGACAGCATCGAGGACAAGAACCACAACGGCACCGTCGACCCGGGCGAGACCGACCCGAACAACCCCGATACCGACGGGGACGGCATCATGGATGGCGTCGAGGACGCCAACGGCAATGGCACCGTGGATCCGGACGAGACCGATCCGCTCAACACCGACTCCGATGGCGACGGCATCCTCGATGGCGTCGAGGACACGAACCACAACGGCACCGTCGACCCGGGCGAGACCGACCCGCGCAACCCCGACTCCGACAGCGGTGGCGTGCCCGATGGCATCGAGGACGCGAACCACAACGGCACCGTCGACCCGGGCGAGACCAACCCGCGCGACACCTCGGATGACGTCACGCGCGACACCGACGGGGACGGCATCATCGACGTCATCGAGAAGGCGACGAACACCGACCCCAACAACCCCGACACCGATGGGGACGGCATCCTCGATGGCATCGAGGACAGGAACCACAACGGCTCCGTGGACCCGGGCGAGACCGACCCGCGCAAGCCCGACTCCGACGGGGATGGGCTCCCCGATGGCCTCGAGGACAGGAACCACGACGGCTCCGTGAACCCGGGCGAGACCGACCCGCGCAAGACCGACTCCGATGCGGATGGCCTGCCCGATGGCCTCGAGGACAGGAACCACAATGGCACCGTGGACCCGGGCGAGACCGACCCGCGCAACCCCGACACCGACGGTGGCGGCGTGATCGATGGCGCCGAGGACAAGAACCAGAACGGCCAGGTGGACCCGGGCGAGACCGACCCACTCAACCCCGCGGATGACGACCCCACGCGCGACTCCGACAAGGACGGCATCACCGACAACATCGAGGTCGCCACGGGTACGAATCCGAACAACCCGGACACCGACGGGGACGGCCTGCCCGATGGCCTCGAGGACAAGAACCACAACGGCTCCGTGGACCCGGGCGAGACCGACCCACGCAAGGCCGACACCGACGGCGGTGGCGTGTCCGACGGCGCCGAGGACAAGAACCACAACGGCCAGGTGGACGAGGGCGAGACCGATCCGCTCAACCCCGCGGATGACGATTCCGACGGTGACGGCCTCCCCGACAAAGTCGAAAACGCCCACGGCACGGATCCGAACAACCCGGACACCGACGGCGATGGGCTCTCCGACGGCGAGGAGGACAAGAACCACAACGGCACCGTGGACGACGGCGAGACCGACCCGCGCAACCCCGACACCGACGGCGGCGGCATGTCCGACGGCGAGGAGGCGAAGGCCCACACCAACCCGCTGGATGGCAACGATGACCTGCTGATCGGCGGCCGGGGCTGCAGCACCTCGGGTGGCACTCCGCTCGCGTGGCTGACCATGGCCCTGCTCGGCCTGCCGTGGCTGCGCTCGCGGCGCACGGCCCGTCCGGGCGTGCTCGGAGGACTGCTGGGGCTCGCCGGCGTGCTGTCCGCTCCGGCGGCGGACGCCCAGGTCGTCTCCCCCTCCCCGCTGTCGCAGTCCATCGACGTGCAGCGCTACAAGCCCGGTCCCGGCGCCACGGACATCCTCGGCGTGCACGGCTCGCGGGTGGACAACCACCTGGGCTGGCACCTCGGGGCCTCGGTCAACTACGCGAGCAACCCGCTGGGCTTCTACAACCCGGCCACGGACCGCTACGTCTACGAGCTCGTCGCCCACCAGGCGACCCTGGATGTGATGGGCTCGCTGTCCCTGTGGAACCGGTTCGAGCTGGGCGTGGTGCTGCCCATCACCTACCAGTCCTCGGAGTCGGATGCCGGCTTCACCCCCGCCTTCGCGCAAGGGCTGTCGGGCGCGGGCCTCAGCGACGTGCGGCTGGTGCCCAAGCTGAACCTGGTGTCGTCGGAGAACTTCGGCCTGGGTCTCGTCGTCCCCGTGCTGCTGCCCAGCGCGAGAGGCGAGGCGTTCCGCGGCGGCGCGGGTGTGAGCGCCCGGCCCCAGCTCGTCGTGGAGTGGGGCCGTGACAAGGGCGCACGGCTGGTGGCCAACCTGGGCGCCAACATCCAGCGCGAGGAGCAGCTGCGCAACCTGCGCACCGGCACCGAGCTGATGTACGCGCTGGGCGCGCAGATCCCCTTCAGCGAGAAGCTCGCGCTGCGAGCCAACCTCGCGGGCTCGTACGGGTTGAACTACACGGGCTTCGGGGCGCTGCCGCTGGAGGTGCTCGCGGCGTTGCAGTACCGCTTCTCGCCCGGACTGTCGGCCCACGTGGGCGGCGGCCCGGGCCTCACCCGGGGCTACGGCACGCCCGCCTTCCGCGTCTTCGCGGGCATCGACTGGCACCAGCCCGGCGAGCGCGCCTCGGCCGCTCCCAAGGCCGCTCCCACGGACGAGGCCGCTCCCGAGACCGCTCCCACGGACGAGGCCGCTCCCGAGGCCGCTCCCGCCGCCGCGCCCGTCGACACGGACGGCGATGGCATCCCGGACACGGCCGACCAGTGCCCCACGAAGGCCGAGGACAAGGACGGCTTCGAGGACCAGGATGGGTGCCCGGATCGGGACAACGACAAGGATGGACGTCCGGACGTGACCGACCAGTGCCCGAACGAGCCCGAGACGATCAATCGGTTCCAGGACGAGGACGGGTGCCCGGATCAGGCTCCGGCCAAGGACTCGGATGGGGATGGGCTGTTGGACTCGCAGGACAAGTGCCCCCTGCAGGCCGAGGACAGGGACGGCTTCCAGGACGAGGATGGCTGCCCGGATCCGGACAATGATCAGGACGGCGTGCCGGACGCGAAGGACCAGTGCCCGAACGAGCCGGAGATCATCAACGGCGTGAAGGACGAGGACGGCTGCCCGGACCAGGGCAAGTCCAAGGTGCGCCTGGAGTCCAACCGCATCGTCATCCTGGACAAGGTGTATTTCGCCACGGCCAGGGACGTCATCCTGCCCAAGTCGTTCAGCCTGCTGAAGCAGGTGGCCTCGGTGCTCAAGGCCAACCCGCAGATCGAGCTGCTGCGCGTGGAGGGACACACGGACAACCAGGGCAATGACGCGAACAACCTGCGGCTGTCCCAGCGCCGCGCGGACAAGGTGCGTGCCTTCCTCATCCGCGAGGGCATCGCCGGGGAGCGTCTGGATGCCATGGGGTTTGGCGAGACGCGGCCGGTGGACGACAACAAGAAGGCGACGGGCCGGGAGAGCAACCGCCGCGTCGAGTTCAACATCCTGAGGATGAACGGGAAGGACGTGCGGAACACCCCGTAG
- a CDS encoding tetratricopeptide repeat protein, with product MSYSWLLWMVLARVTGSPVLSALGVLGVLWAVGRYSMILPGPLRLLGRWRRAAALRRTLHVNPHDRRARYELAELWVGWGRYAAAVEVLKPNLEAGDEDVSTLFLLGVAYLGAGDTARGELLLDEAEKLDPHHQMGAIDLERGRFRLARGDFPRAIEALRRVREARPGTVEGRVLLARALERGGQDGEGALVREEAWKEYVAAPAFQRRRERLWAWRARPSRPLAYGVALVVGLVLVGALLGRMADSASSWEADEQAWVSDEPGTEE from the coding sequence ATGAGCTACAGCTGGCTGTTGTGGATGGTGCTCGCGCGGGTGACGGGCAGCCCGGTGTTGTCGGCGTTGGGTGTGCTGGGGGTGCTGTGGGCGGTGGGGCGCTACAGCATGATCCTGCCCGGTCCCCTGCGGCTGCTGGGACGGTGGCGGCGCGCCGCGGCGCTGCGGCGGACGTTGCACGTCAATCCCCATGACCGGCGGGCGCGCTACGAGCTGGCGGAGCTGTGGGTGGGCTGGGGCCGGTACGCGGCGGCGGTGGAGGTGCTCAAGCCCAACCTGGAGGCGGGGGACGAGGACGTGTCCACGCTCTTCCTGCTGGGCGTGGCCTACCTGGGCGCGGGCGACACGGCCCGGGGCGAGCTGTTGCTGGACGAGGCCGAGAAGCTCGACCCCCACCACCAGATGGGGGCCATCGATCTGGAGCGCGGGCGCTTCCGCCTGGCGCGCGGTGACTTCCCGCGTGCCATCGAGGCCCTGCGGCGCGTGCGCGAGGCGCGTCCGGGCACGGTGGAGGGGCGGGTGCTGCTGGCGCGCGCCCTGGAGCGCGGGGGCCAGGATGGCGAGGGGGCCCTGGTGCGCGAGGAGGCCTGGAAGGAGTACGTGGCCGCGCCCGCCTTCCAGCGCCGCCGCGAGCGGCTGTGGGCGTGGCGGGCGCGCCCCAGCCGGCCCCTGGCCTACGGGGTGGCGCTGGTGGTGGGCCTCGTCCTCGTGGGAGCGCTGCTCGGCCGGATGGCGGATTCCGCCTCGAGCTGGGAAGCGGACGAGCAGGCCTGGGTGTCGGACGAGCCCGGCACCGAGGAGTAG
- a CDS encoding DUF4388 domain-containing protein, which translates to MFSTPAQVLRQREGALAETPFALLLHSLAVEERTCTLELKVRQREKRITFEDGAPVASSSNLLHETLGKFLVDKGKLSEADYQKTLAESVSTEVPFGGLVVQKGLISPFDLYKQMQANMAMTLLDCFRWTDARYRLIADIEPPDTSVRMNTAQLILTGIANVMPFDEVATHFTFTDERRFAQVPGIEGPKLSAKDARLFQALRFRPTFPELMERSGMDTDATLRRLYAFCVLGLVDFVEEVDARRPATAGPVAVPAMPPGPALTPLPGTLETVEVRPQGIPFSDEDEAVKNELLSVFLSHRSQDPFDLLGVPENVQPVALRKAFLALADKFSPLRFHSADLKEKAEGLLTAYARAYGALSEVEQATLWRKRRQAAREKKVNTGRPSTAEQFRIRTDLLDASTQFDEAMKRLKAENFAGAFEYFEYACDIDPKPLYRAHRAWARYLMKPESHGKLAMQELQDVLKQEPGCEEGWFFLGEVSRGEGQWAQAEDAYRKAFKINPKNRQYVDLVQETMKRVKR; encoded by the coding sequence ATGTTTTCGACCCCCGCCCAGGTCCTGAGGCAGCGCGAGGGGGCGCTCGCCGAGACACCCTTCGCCCTGCTGTTGCACTCGCTGGCCGTGGAGGAGCGCACGTGCACGCTGGAGCTCAAGGTGCGCCAGCGCGAGAAGCGCATCACCTTCGAGGACGGCGCGCCCGTGGCGAGCTCCAGCAACCTGCTGCACGAGACGCTGGGCAAGTTCCTGGTGGACAAGGGCAAGCTGTCGGAGGCGGACTACCAGAAGACACTCGCCGAGAGCGTGAGCACCGAGGTGCCCTTCGGCGGACTGGTGGTGCAGAAGGGCCTCATCAGCCCGTTCGACCTGTACAAGCAGATGCAGGCGAACATGGCGATGACGCTCCTGGACTGCTTCCGCTGGACGGACGCGCGCTACCGGCTCATCGCCGACATCGAGCCGCCGGACACCAGCGTGCGGATGAACACCGCGCAGCTCATCCTCACGGGCATCGCCAACGTGATGCCCTTCGACGAGGTGGCCACGCACTTCACCTTCACGGATGAGCGCCGCTTCGCCCAGGTGCCGGGCATCGAGGGGCCCAAGCTGTCCGCCAAGGACGCGCGGCTGTTCCAGGCGCTGCGCTTCCGGCCCACCTTCCCCGAACTGATGGAGCGCTCGGGCATGGACACCGACGCCACGCTGCGCCGGCTCTACGCCTTCTGTGTGCTGGGGCTCGTGGACTTCGTGGAGGAGGTGGATGCGCGCCGGCCCGCCACGGCGGGGCCCGTCGCCGTGCCCGCCATGCCGCCTGGTCCCGCCCTCACGCCCTTGCCCGGCACCCTCGAGACGGTGGAGGTCCGGCCCCAGGGCATCCCCTTCTCCGACGAGGACGAGGCCGTGAAGAACGAGCTGCTCAGCGTCTTCCTGTCCCACCGCAGCCAGGATCCGTTCGACCTGCTGGGCGTGCCGGAGAACGTGCAGCCGGTGGCGCTGCGCAAGGCCTTCCTGGCGCTGGCGGACAAGTTCTCGCCCCTGCGCTTCCACTCGGCGGACCTCAAGGAGAAGGCCGAGGGGTTGCTCACCGCGTACGCGCGGGCGTACGGGGCGCTCTCCGAGGTGGAGCAGGCGACGCTGTGGCGCAAGCGCCGCCAGGCGGCACGCGAGAAGAAGGTGAACACGGGCCGGCCCTCCACGGCGGAGCAGTTCCGCATCCGCACGGACCTGCTGGACGCGAGCACCCAGTTCGACGAGGCGATGAAGCGGCTCAAGGCGGAGAACTTCGCGGGCGCGTTCGAGTACTTCGAGTACGCCTGCGACATCGATCCCAAGCCCCTGTACCGGGCCCACCGCGCGTGGGCGCGCTACCTGATGAAGCCCGAGTCCCACGGCAAGCTGGCGATGCAGGAGCTGCAGGACGTGCTCAAGCAGGAGCCCGGGTGCGAGGAGGGGTGGTTCTTCCTGGGTGAGGTGTCCCGGGGCGAGGGCCAGTGGGCGCAGGCCGAGGATGCCTACCGCAAGGCCTTCAAGATCAACCCGAAGAACCGCCAGTACGTGGACCTCGTCCAGGAGACGATGAAGCGCGTGAAGCGCTGA
- a CDS encoding universal stress protein, with amino-acid sequence MIQHILVAIDGSDTSRKAARFGHDLAQQTRARVTLLFVLEPPRVLPLGFMDAELISGVPRDPEQLAAVRRLLDEVAADLPSTQVEKVVEIGRPADTIVAMADKLGADHIVVGARGLNAGGKWLLGSVSDRVIQHAGRPVTVVH; translated from the coding sequence GTGATTCAGCACATCCTCGTCGCGATCGACGGCTCGGACACCTCGCGCAAGGCGGCCCGCTTCGGGCATGACCTCGCCCAGCAGACCCGTGCCCGCGTCACCTTGCTCTTCGTGCTCGAGCCGCCCCGCGTCCTGCCCTTGGGCTTCATGGACGCGGAGCTCATCTCCGGCGTCCCGCGCGACCCCGAGCAGCTCGCCGCCGTGCGGCGCCTGCTCGACGAGGTGGCCGCGGACCTGCCCTCGACCCAGGTGGAGAAGGTGGTGGAGATTGGCCGCCCCGCCGACACCATCGTCGCCATGGCCGACAAGCTCGGGGCGGATCACATCGTCGTGGGCGCCCGTGGACTCAACGCGGGCGGCAAGTGGTTGCTCGGCTCGGTGAGCGACCGGGTCATCCAGCACGCCGGCCGCCCCGTCACCGTAGTGCACTGA
- a CDS encoding cold-shock protein, with the protein MATGTVKWFNDAKGFGFITQEGGGEDLFCHHTAIQTEGFRTLAEGQRVEFDVARGPKGLQAQNVRPI; encoded by the coding sequence ATGGCAACTGGTACCGTGAAGTGGTTCAACGATGCGAAGGGCTTCGGTTTCATCACGCAGGAGGGCGGGGGCGAGGATCTCTTCTGCCACCACACCGCGATTCAGACCGAAGGCTTCCGCACCCTGGCCGAGGGACAGCGGGTCGAGTTCGACGTCGCCCGCGGCCCCAAGGGCCTGCAGGCGCAGAACGTCCGCCCGATCTGA
- a CDS encoding DUF2252 domain-containing protein — MSARIQARRTLRRIRALRPSPPVEVEHDLTEPEAGPALVPEHIPVRAERKRLGRALREKTPREAHAFWKADKARPDPIALLEASNVGRLPSLVPIRHARMGVDPFAFLRGSAMLMANDLARTPSVGLKVQACGDAHLANFGMFATPERNLVFDVNDFDETLPAPWEWDLKRLAVSVWVAGRSNGDSEARCEEAVEACVRGYRRWMRTLSKWSYLDVWYARVDAEELRRTLYREEPASAEKTLAQARRRTQLATLPKLTELREGRRCIIDDPPLVVHPPREHAEMLAEVLQVVGEGYLSSLQGDRGTLVRRYQVVDVARKVVGVGSVGTRCYLALLLGAHARDPLFLQVKEAGPSVLEPFAGASPYPNAGQRVVEGQRLMQAASDIFLGWCQVGGRDFYVRQLRDMKGSTDVERLSPRGLREYAALCGRTLARAHARGGDAAVLRGYLGRGDVFDRALCRFARAYADQNERDYQLFRKAVRDGRLPAQDEGE; from the coding sequence ATGTCCGCTCGCATCCAGGCCCGCCGTACCTTGCGCCGCATTCGAGCCCTCCGGCCCTCGCCCCCGGTGGAGGTCGAGCACGATCTGACCGAGCCCGAGGCGGGGCCCGCGCTCGTCCCCGAGCACATCCCCGTGCGCGCCGAGCGCAAGCGGCTGGGGCGCGCCCTGCGCGAGAAGACGCCGCGCGAGGCCCACGCCTTCTGGAAGGCGGACAAGGCGCGGCCGGATCCCATCGCCCTGCTGGAGGCGTCCAACGTGGGGAGGCTGCCCTCGCTGGTGCCCATCCGCCACGCGCGCATGGGGGTGGATCCCTTCGCCTTCCTGCGCGGCTCGGCGATGCTCATGGCCAACGATCTGGCGCGCACCCCCAGCGTGGGCCTCAAGGTGCAGGCCTGCGGCGACGCACACCTGGCCAACTTCGGCATGTTCGCCACCCCCGAGCGCAACCTCGTCTTCGACGTGAACGACTTCGACGAGACGCTGCCCGCCCCATGGGAGTGGGATCTCAAGCGCCTGGCGGTGAGCGTCTGGGTGGCGGGCCGATCCAACGGCGACTCCGAGGCACGGTGCGAGGAGGCGGTGGAGGCGTGCGTGCGCGGCTACCGCCGCTGGATGCGCACCCTGTCCAAGTGGTCCTACCTGGACGTGTGGTACGCGCGCGTGGACGCCGAGGAGCTGCGCCGCACGCTCTACCGGGAGGAGCCGGCGAGCGCGGAGAAGACACTCGCCCAGGCGCGTCGGCGCACGCAACTGGCCACCCTGCCCAAGCTCACCGAGCTGCGCGAGGGCCGCCGCTGCATCATCGACGACCCGCCCCTGGTGGTGCACCCCCCGCGCGAGCACGCGGAGATGCTCGCCGAGGTGCTCCAGGTGGTGGGCGAGGGCTATCTGTCCTCGCTCCAGGGGGACCGCGGCACGCTCGTGCGCCGCTACCAGGTGGTGGACGTGGCGCGCAAGGTGGTGGGCGTGGGCAGCGTGGGCACGCGCTGCTACCTCGCGCTGCTGCTCGGCGCGCACGCGAGGGATCCTCTCTTCCTCCAGGTGAAGGAGGCGGGCCCCTCGGTGCTCGAGCCCTTCGCCGGCGCGAGCCCCTACCCCAACGCCGGGCAGCGCGTGGTGGAGGGGCAACGGCTCATGCAGGCCGCCAGTGACATCTTCCTCGGCTGGTGCCAGGTGGGCGGCCGCGACTTCTACGTGCGGCAGCTGCGCGACATGAAGGGCTCCACGGACGTGGAGCGGCTGTCACCCCGGGGGCTGCGCGAGTACGCGGCCCTGTGCGGCCGGACGCTGGCCCGGGCCCATGCGCGCGGAGGGGATGCCGCGGTGCTGCGGGGCTACCTCGGCCGGGGGGACGTCTTCGACCGGGCCCTGTGCCGTTTCGCCCGCGCCTACGCCGACCAGAACGAGCGCGACTACCAGCTCTTCCGCAAGGCCGTGCGCGACGGACGCCTGCCCGCCCAGGACGAGGGCGAGTAG